The nucleotide sequence ACAGGCTTGCGGCCGCTGTCGAGCGGCGCATCGAAGACCTGGGTGGCATCGAAATCGGGGACCGCGTCATCATTGCCTTGACGATCATCCTCGGCGCCGGTCTTGGCGTAGGCCGCCATCACCGCAGCCTCGGCCTCGTCAGCCATGGCATCGGCGTCGGGCACCGAAGGCTTGGCCCCAGCGGCGGCAGCCGGCATGGCCACCGATGAAGGGCTCGACGGCATCACCTCGGGCGGCTGACGCTCACTGGTCTGCGCGCGGCGGCGGCGCCAGAGCACCCCAACCACGACGGCCACCAGCAGGGCCAGCAGCAGCAATGGCAGCAACAGTGCATCCAGCAGGCCAGGCTGTGCTGGCGGCGCGGCGGGGGCCGGCGTCGCCACTGGCGCCGGTGCCGGTGTTGGTGTGGCCAGCATCTCCGCCACGCGCTCGGCCCGACTGCCGGGCTCGGCCCGCTCTGCGGTCGCCAGCGGATCGGTCTCGGAGACGGCCGTTTCCGTATCTTCAGCTGTATCTGTATCTGTATCTGCAGCTGTATCTGTCGCCATTGCGGCCGAGACATCGCCCTCGGCGTCGCCCGATGCCGCCGATGGCGGAGCGTCTGCTGACGCATCGAGGTTAGACAGACGCTCGGTGTCGATCTCCGCAGCCGCGACCGGCGTCGGAGCCGGGGTTGCCGGCGGCGCTGTGGGTGTCGGTGTGATCGTCGGCCGCGGTGTGGGGGCCGGGGTCACCGCAGACGTTGCGGCCGGTGCCCGGCCAGCGGCAGCGCGCAGCGCCTGCACCTGTGCGGTCGCCGCCTCGGGGGATACCGCGCGCATGCTGTCCGCCGACGGCACGCTGAGCACCTGGCCCTTCATCAGGGCATTGATGCTGCCGTTGTCGAACGACCGGGGATTGGCGTTGTAGAGCGCCAGCATCACCTGATCGACGGTCACGTTCTGAAGGCTGCGGACCACCTTCACGGTCACCGCCCAGAACGTTTCGCCGGCCGCGATCGGTCCGTACTCACTGACTGCGGCGGCTGTCGTCGTCGCCGCGCTGTTTGCGCTGGGGGCCGGAGTCGGGGTCGGGGGCGGCGCTTCCGCCAACACCGTGCCCGGCGGCAGCGGAACGAAGGTCACCTTCGGCGTTGACGCCGGTGCCGGTGCGGCCGTGACCGGTGTCACAGACGATGGTGTGGCCCCGGTGGAGCTGGACGCCGCTGCCGCATCCGCAGCCGCCACCCCCTCGGTGGCCAGCGTCGGCGGGTCGAGCAGCACGGTGTACTCCCGCAGAATCCGGTTGCCGGCGGAACGCACATCGAGCAGGAACATCAAAAAGGGTTCGCGTGCAGGGCGGTTGCCACTGACGGCGATATACGGAGTTGCGCCGGGTTTTACCTCGAACCGCAGATGCGACAGATAGTCTGCCCGTTCGATGCCCAGACGCTCGAACTCGGCGTTGTCTGCGAGGCGGGCTTGCAGGTTTTCCGCATCTTCCGCCGAAACGGCGAGCAGCGGGATTTGCGCGATGAAGGGCTGGTTGAGCCCCGACCGCACGTCGATGTCGCCCAACCCCAAGGCCAGAGCCATCGAGGACCAGCAAGCCATGCCCAACCCAGCGGCGGCGGAAATTCGGCGGCGCATACCCCTCTCCCACGACAACGACATGCCCGCTTCATGTCGGAGCTTATTGACAGAGCGCGTGAACTTGCGCGGGTAAGCTGCTTTATACCTTATAAATATTCCTGAACCAAGATTTCGGCCACGGCCACCAGAGCATGGGCGCCAGTGGCGCGAATATTGTCGGCGACGCTCCACAGCCGCAGCTGCGCCGGGTCACCGGAATCGAGCTGTATTCGATCGAGGAAGATCTCGGTTTCGCCGGAGGCATCTGTCACCGCCGTCGCGATCTGGGAGGGCGTCTCCCCGCCCAGCCGCAATCCTGGCGTCGCGGCCAGCCGTGCGCGGATTTCGGCCAGTGGCAACGACCGCTTCAGCCCCAGCCGCACGACCTGGCCGTGGCCATAGAACACCGGCACGTCGATGTCGGTGATGCGCACCTCCAGCTCGGGCGCCAGACGGGCCAGGCTGCGAACGGCATCGGCCTCGGACCCTTCGCCGTCATCGGCATCGACCGGGATGATATTGAAGGCAATCTGCTGGCTGTAGACCGTCGGAGTCCAGTTGCGAAAGTTGAGCACGTCGGCGGTCTGTCGTCCGAGCTCGCCGACCGCGGCGGTGCCGCGCCCGGAGGCCGCGCGCAAACAGGTCAGGTCGAGCTGAAACGGCTCGACCGCGGCACGCAATGGTGCGATCACCCGCAGCAACTGGGAGACGGCAGCATCAGGCAGCGCAACCCGGGACGGCCGCTCGACACCGCGCAGGGTCGCGTCATTGAAGCCGGGCACCACCAGCGGGACCGCGCCATCGTTGCGGAATGCCGCACTGGCGTCCACCACCAGGCAGCCAGCGGATATCGCACGCGCGCCCTCGGTCACGGCAGTGGCGGCATCGGCGGTCAGCAACACCAGCTGCACCTGTCCGTAGTCGAAATCCGCGGCCGCCGTCACCGGCAACTCGCGCTGCCGATAGTCGACGGTGCCGCCGGCAGATCGCGCTGACGCCAGCGCGTGAACACGCCCCAGCGGAAACGGGACGGTCACCAGCCGGTCGAGAACCGCCCCGCCCAGGAGCCCGGTGGCCCCGACAATGGCGATATCCACCCCGCGGGTGACCACCGGCTCAGCCCTGCAACAACAGGATGCGCAACATCCGGCGCAACGGCTCGGCCGCGCCCCACAGCAATTGGTCCCCGATCACGAAGGCGGAGACGTACTGTGGTCCGAGATTGAGCTTTCGAACCCGCCCGACCCCGATCTGCAGACTGCCGGTAATGGCGGCCGGGGTGAGTTCACGCGCCGTTTCAGCACGGTCATTGGGGACCCACTTCACCCAGTCGTTGCCGCTGCGGATCAGCGATTCGATTTCCTCGAGTGGCACATCGCGTGCCAACTTGAGCGTCAACGCCAGACTGTGACAGCGCATCGCGCCGACCCGCACGCACAGGCCGTCGACCGGGATCGGCTGGGTGGTGCCAAGAATCTTGTTGACCTCCGCCTGCCCCTTCCATTCCTCTTTCGACTGGCCGTTGTCGAGCTGAGCATCAATCCACGGAATCAGCCCGCCTGCCAGTGGCGCGCCGAAGTACTCGGTGGGCACCTCGTCGCGGATCGCGCTCGCCACCTTGCGGTCGATATCGAGAATGGCCGATGCCGGTGTCGCCAGCGCGTCCGCCACCGCGCCGTGGATGACGCCCATGCCCTTGAGCAGTTCGCGCATGTGGTTGGCGCCGCCACCGGACGCGGCCTGATAGGTCATCGAGCTGACCCATTCCACCAGTCCGGCCCGGAACAGCCCGCCCACACCCATGAGCAGGATCGAATTGGTGCAGTTGCCACCAATGAAGTTCTTCACGCCACGACCGAGCGCGATATCGATCACGCCCCGGTTGACCGGGTCGAGCACGATGACCGCATCGTCCTTCATGCGCAGTGACGAGGCAGCGTCAATCCAGTAGCCGTTCCAGCCGCGGGCACGCAACTGCGGGTAGATCTCGAGGGTGTAATCACCCCCCTGGCAGGTGATGATGATGTCCATCGCCGCCAGCGCTTCAACACTGCCCGCATCCTTCAGCGGGGGCGTGACGCGACCGTCGATCTCGGGGCCTTCCCCGCCCGCATTGGAGGTGCTAAAGAAATGCGGCTCGATCAGGGCGAAGTCGCCTTCATCCTGCATCCGCTGCATCAGCACCGAACCGACCATGCCGCGCCAACCCACCAGACCGACTTTCTTCATGACTGTTCCGTCCTGCGAATAGAGAATTGCACCTGCCCCACCGAGCGCGATCAGCGACGCAGGGCGGCGACCACTGCATCGCCCATGGCGACAGTGCCGATCACCGGTTCGCCAGGCTGGGCGATATCGCCGGTCCGCAGGCCCTGATCCAGCACCTGCTGTACCGCAGCCTCGATGCGATCCGACAGATCGGCGCGATCAAAGCTGTACTTGAACATCATCGCCACCGACAGCAGCGTCGCCAACGGGTTGGCCTTGCCCTGCCCGGCGATGTCGGGGGCGCTGCCGTGAATCGGCTCGTACAGCCCCTTGTTGTTCACATCCAGGGATGCCGACGGCAACATGCCGATGGAGCCCGCCAGCATCGAGGCTTCGTCGGACAGGATGTCACCGAAGATGTTCCCGGTGACGATCACGTCGAACTGCTTCGGCCGCTTGACCAGCTGCATGGCAGCGTTGTCGACATACATGTGTTCCAGGGCGACATCGGGGTACTGCGCCCCCACCCGGGTGACCACTTCCCGCCACAGGCGCGAGGTTTCGAGCACATTTTCCTTGTCCACCGAGCACAGGCGCTTGCTGCGCTTCTGCGCCGCCTGGAAGGCCACATGGGCGATCCGTTCCACCTCGGGGGCGCTGTAGTGCATGGTGTCGTAGCCCTCGGCATGCCCATCCGCCGTGGTGCGCCGCCCCCGGGGTTCACCGAAATAGATGTCACCGGTGAGCTCGCGCAGGATCAGGATGTCGAGCCCGGCAATCACCTCCGGCTTGAACGAGGAGGCCGCCGACAGCGCCTCATAGGCCAGCGCCGGGCGCAGGTTGGCGAACAACCCGAGGTCCTTGCGAATGCCGAGAATGCCGCGTTCCGGTCGCAGCTCGCGCGGCAGTGCGTCGTACTTCGGGCCACCGACCGCGCCCATCAGGATGGCATCGGCCGCCCGTGCCGCCTGTTGCGTGGACGGCGGGTACGGATGGCCTTCGGCGTCATACGCCGCACCGCCAAGGTGGCCGAAGGTCCATTCGATCGGCTCGCCTTCATCCTTGAACAGCGCCAGCACCTTGACCGCTTCGGCCATGATTTCGCTGCCGATGTAGTCGCCGGGGAGAATCAGGATTTTCTTGTTCATGGTTCGTTGAAGACTCGGGATTCGGGAATCGGGAACGGGGCGTTCAGAACAACCACGGCGCTTCGATACGACGCCGTGCCTCATAGGCACGGATGTCATCGGCCTGGGTCAGCGTCAGCCCGATTTCGTCGAGGCCGTTGACCAGGTTGTGCTTGTGATGCGGATTGATGTCGAACGCGAAGGCACTGCCGTCGGGCAGCCGCACCTGCTGTGCCGGCAGGTCGATGGTGATTTCGGCATTGGCATCGGCTTCTACTGCAACGAACACCGCCTGAACCTGCTCCGGGGTCAGCACCACCGGCAAGACGCCGTTCTTGAAGCAGTTGGAGAAAAAGATGTCGGCATAGCTGGGCGCGATGACGGCGCGAAAGCCGTAATCGTCGAGTGCCCACACGGCATGTTCGCGCGACGACCCGCAGCCGAAGTTGTCGCGGGCCACCAGGATGCGACTGCCGGCGTGGGCCGCGTCATTGAGGACGAAGTCGGGATTGGGGCGACGCGTGGCCGGGTCGATGTCCAGGGTGCCGGGGTCGAGATAGCGCCAGTCATCGAACAGGAACGGGCCGAAGCCGGTGCGACTGATCGACTTCAGGTATTGCTTGGGGATGATGGCGTCGGTGTCCACATTGGGACGGTCCAGCGGCATCACCTTGGCGGTCAGGGTGGTAAAGGCTTGCATGACAACCTCTCAGACGGCGAGCAAGAAATGGGTGTTGGCAGCGGCCACCGGCCGTGCCTCGTCGTCCTGCCAGGCCACCACTCGCACATTGGCGAGACGACGACCGTGTCGGGTAATGCTGGCCCGTGCCAGGACGTCGGCCGGACCCGCGCTGCGAAGATACTCGACCGTGATGTTGATGATTTTCGGTACCCGCAGAATCTCGGGCAGCAGCAATAACTCGCAGGTGGCGGTGAGTTCCATCATGGCGCCCAGCGTGCCGCCGTGGAGGGCACGGATGGTGACGTTGCCGAGGCGGCTGTCGTCATAGGCCATGCGCCCCACCAGACCGCTGTCATCCCCGGTCAGCGAGAAGCCGAGAAACCGGGCGTATGGCAGTTCCGCAATACGGGGCGCCAATGCCTCGATGCTGCGCAGCGGCGGCAACAGCAGACTAGTGTTCATCGCCTGCCTCCTTCGGCGCTGTCCGCCGCTGCGGCTGTCCTTCCTCATGGAACACCATGAAGGTACCCGCCGCGGTGGCGAGACCGTCATCAGGGTTGCCGTCATGGACCACCGCCCGGGCGAAGGCCACCTGCCGGGTCATCCGGTAACACTCGGCCGTACAGCGCAGGGTCGCACCCGGTCGTGCCGGCCGCAGGTAGTCGATGCGCAGGTCCAGCGTGGCGATACGCCGCAGGGTCTCGAGATGCGTGAGGATGGCCCCGCCACAGGCGGCATCCACCAGGGTGGTGATGACCCCGCCGTGCAGCACCCCGGTCTCCGGGTCCCCGACCAGGTCTTCCCGCCAGGGCAGATCCAGCACCAACCGACCGGGCGTGGTTTCCACGAAACGGAAACCCAGCGCAGCGCTCTGGGGGACCCAGTCGATGAAATACTGCTGCCCCTGAGCCGGGCTGACGACACGCAGGGGGTTCACGACTGCCCCTGCACCTGACGCACATCGACGAAATGACCGGCGATGCCGGCAGCCGCAGCCATCGCCGGCGACACCAGATGGGTGCGCCCACCCTGCCCCTGGCGCCCCTCGAAATTGCGATTGCTGGTGGAGGCACAGCGCTCACCCGGCTCCAGCCGGTCGGCGTTCATCGCCAGGCACATGGAGCAGCCGGGTTCGCGCCACTCGAATCCGGCGTCCAGGAACACCCGATCCAGTCCTTCGGCCTCGGCCTGCTGCTTCACCAGTCCGGAGCCGGGGACGACCATCGCCAGTTTCACCGAGTCGGCCTTGCGCAGCCCCTTGACCACATTGGCCGCCGCCCGCAGATCTTCGATCCGGGAATTGGTGCAGGAGCCGATGAACACCTTGTCGATGCGAATATCGACGATGGGCGTGTTGGCCGTCAGCCCCATGTACTGCAACGCCTTCTCGAGCCCACTGCGCCGCACCGGATCGGGCACTGCGGCGGGATCAGGCACGCGGGCCGAGACCGGCCCCACCATTTCCGGCGACGTTCCCCAGGTCACCTGAGGCTCGATCTCGGCGGCGTCAATCTCGATGACCGTGTCGAACCGCGCCCCCGGATCGGACTTCAACTGCGACCAATTGGCCACGGCGGCATCCCACTGCGCGGCGCTGGGGGCGAACGGGCGCCCCTTTACATAGGCAATGGTCTTGTCGTCCACCGCCACCAGTCCGGCGCGGGCGCCGCCCTCGATGGCCATGTTGCACAGGGTCATACGGCCTTCCATCGACAGATCCTCGATGGCTTCACCGGCATATTCGATGACATGTCCGTTGCCGCCGGCGGTGCCGATGCGGCCGATGATCGCCAGGGTAATGTCCTTGGCGGTGATGCCCGGGCCGACGCGACCATTGATCCGGACCTGCATGGTGCGGGCCTTCTTCAACACCAGGGTCTGGGTGGCCAGGGCATGTTCGACCTCCGAAGTGCCGATGCCGAAGGCCAGCGCACCGAAGGCCCCATGGGTCGAGGTATGGGAATCGCCACAGACCACGGTCATGCCCGGCAAGGTCGCGCCCTGTTCCGGACCGATGACATGGACGATGCCCTGTCGCACATCCATGAGATCGAACTTGGTGATGCCGAATTCGGCGCAATTGCGGTCCAATGCCGCCAACTGAGCGCGCGAAATAGGGTCGGCGATGCCACCGGCCCGATTAATGGTGGGCACGTTGTGATCCGGCACCGCCAGATTGGCGTCGATTCGCCAGGGGGTCCGGCCGTTCAGGCGCAGACCCTCGAAGGCCTGCGGACTGGTGACTTCGTGAACCAGATGGCGGTCGATATAGATCAGTGCCGAACCCTCACCGTCGTCCTTGACGACGTGGGCATCCCAGATCTTCTCGTAGAGCGTCTTGGCGGTCATGGCGGGGACTCCTGGCGGGCAATCGGAACGGAATGGCTGCGCATCCTAGGCGCTTCGCTTGCATTACTCCAATGAATCGTTTTTATATTATTGATCTCCATTTGGAATAGAGTGACGAGTGGACTTCCAGACGCTGAGCGCCTTCCTCGCCGTGGCCGACGCCGGCTCGTTCTCCGCCGCCGGCGAGCGGCTGTTTCTGTCACAGCCTGCCATCAGCAAGCGGATCGCCACCCTGGAGGCCGGGCTGGACCAACCGCTGTTCGACCGCATCGGTCGCCGCGTCACCCTGACCGATGCCGGCCGCGCCCTGCTGCCATACGCACGGCGGGCACTGGATGATCTCGAGGATGCCCGCCGGGCGCTGACACACCTGCGGGGCGCCGCCAGCGGCCGACTGACGGTCGGCACCAGTCACCACATCGGCCTGCACCGCCTGCCTGCAGTCCTGCGGCAGTTCACCCGCCGCCATCCGCAGGTGGATCTCGACCTCAGCTTCATGGATTCCGAGCAGGCCTGCGAGGCGGTGGCCGCCGGGCGGCTGGAGCTGGGCATCGTCACCCTGCCGCTGACACCTGAGCCGCGATTGCATACAGAGCTGATCTGGCCCGACCCGCTGGCCGTGGTGGTCGGGGTCGACCATCCCCTGGCGCATGCCGGCAGCGTTGTGCTCCAGGACCTCGCCGCCCACCCCGCCGTTCTGCCCGATCACCAGACCTACACCCACCGTATCGTCCGCAAAGCCCTTGCCAGCCACGGCCTCACGCCCCACGTGCGGCTGGCAACCAACTATCTGGAAACCCTGAAGATGCTGGTCGGGATCGGGCTCGGCTGGAGTGTTCTGCCTGCCTCCATGCTCGACGCCAGCCTGCGCCCGCTGACCCTCCCCGGGCTGCAGCTGTCGCGAACACTGGGCATGGTCTGGCACCAGCGCCGCACCCGTTCACAGGCGGCCGAGGCGATGATCACCTTGCTGCGGACCCAACAACCCGCCAGCGCCAGTGCTGTGTCGCTTTCGCCGGGAATGTAGAACCGCTGCGATCGTGACCCACTTGGCAGCGATCATCGTCTAAATGCGCCAAATGTCCCCAAGTGGCTCGGTACCGCCGGTCGGGCCGACGGTGCCGTTCATCGCGCGTTATCATTAACGATTGATTGCCACGTCAGCAAAGGCTTACGCGGTGGCGTGGGTTCCTCCTAGGGCCAGCCTCCGGACCGACTGTTAACGTGGGTGAACCGGCGGTCAGGTCGTGCGTGAGCGGGGCTTCCGGCGCAGGACGACGGTAGGTTCCGTCATTTAGGGGACACGGGCACAAGGCCCGATTCATACACAGCACGCCCCTGATCGGGCGCTGGGCACGGTATCGCAGCCATGACGGCGGCACACCGATGCCGGCGTCTGTTTGTTGGGCACCCGACCCGTCTCGATACGAGCGGGGTCATTTGTAGACCAGGAACGAACTAACCGCATGAGCAAGGACGTCGTCTTCATCGTCATGGACAGCTGCCGTTACGACAGCTACGCCCGCGCCCGCACGCCCAATATGG is from Flagellatimonas centrodinii and encodes:
- a CDS encoding FimV/HubP family polar landmark protein; translated protein: MRRRISAAAGLGMACWSSMALALGLGDIDVRSGLNQPFIAQIPLLAVSAEDAENLQARLADNAEFERLGIERADYLSHLRFEVKPGATPYIAVSGNRPAREPFLMFLLDVRSAGNRILREYTVLLDPPTLATEGVAAADAAAASSSTGATPSSVTPVTAAPAPASTPKVTFVPLPPGTVLAEAPPPTPTPAPSANSAATTTAAAVSEYGPIAAGETFWAVTVKVVRSLQNVTVDQVMLALYNANPRSFDNGSINALMKGQVLSVPSADSMRAVSPEAATAQVQALRAAAGRAPAATSAVTPAPTPRPTITPTPTAPPATPAPTPVAAAEIDTERLSNLDASADAPPSAASGDAEGDVSAAMATDTAADTDTDTAEDTETAVSETDPLATAERAEPGSRAERVAEMLATPTPAPAPVATPAPAAPPAQPGLLDALLLPLLLLALLVAVVVGVLWRRRRAQTSERQPPEVMPSSPSSVAMPAAAAGAKPSVPDADAMADEAEAAVMAAYAKTGAEDDRQGNDDAVPDFDATQVFDAPLDSGRKPVPETTDFEATAQFSVDTVQIDLNAQDPVAEADIHLAYGLYDEAALTLKAALEKAPDDGALHAKLAEVYFAAGRPLEFVEAAEAARPHVSPADWQKLALFGSQIAPDSSLFADAGSTDDGALSADLDLSFDDVEETSAAGDNTVAATDNEVDFNLEFDTPATPGAAATSEPQPAEAPPGDNVLDFQLDDIDAVMASTPALDLSDENRADAPAAAGDDTESVSDNSLEFRLDDFGADDTLASPPPSSPESADESLLSVESPVDAPVADVPGDGLSLPELDTEPPAETPPPASDIANAGDAASVPLELDLAEFDLGVEPAAEGGDDGIEVDSATIEEFKLDDFELESDSDVISSGDEAGTKLDLARAYVDMGDNEMARVLLDEVLAQGSEAQKSDARALISRLG
- a CDS encoding aspartate-semialdehyde dehydrogenase; its protein translation is MDIAIVGATGLLGGAVLDRLVTVPFPLGRVHALASARSAGGTVDYRQRELPVTAAADFDYGQVQLVLLTADAATAVTEGARAISAGCLVVDASAAFRNDGAVPLVVPGFNDATLRGVERPSRVALPDAAVSQLLRVIAPLRAAVEPFQLDLTCLRAASGRGTAAVGELGRQTADVLNFRNWTPTVYSQQIAFNIIPVDADDGEGSEADAVRSLARLAPELEVRITDIDVPVFYGHGQVVRLGLKRSLPLAEIRARLAATPGLRLGGETPSQIATAVTDASGETEIFLDRIQLDSGDPAQLRLWSVADNIRATGAHALVAVAEILVQEYL
- the asd gene encoding aspartate-semialdehyde dehydrogenase, whose protein sequence is MKKVGLVGWRGMVGSVLMQRMQDEGDFALIEPHFFSTSNAGGEGPEIDGRVTPPLKDAGSVEALAAMDIIITCQGGDYTLEIYPQLRARGWNGYWIDAASSLRMKDDAVIVLDPVNRGVIDIALGRGVKNFIGGNCTNSILLMGVGGLFRAGLVEWVSSMTYQAASGGGANHMRELLKGMGVIHGAVADALATPASAILDIDRKVASAIRDEVPTEYFGAPLAGGLIPWIDAQLDNGQSKEEWKGQAEVNKILGTTQPIPVDGLCVRVGAMRCHSLALTLKLARDVPLEEIESLIRSGNDWVKWVPNDRAETARELTPAAITGSLQIGVGRVRKLNLGPQYVSAFVIGDQLLWGAAEPLRRMLRILLLQG
- the leuB gene encoding 3-isopropylmalate dehydrogenase, whose product is MNKKILILPGDYIGSEIMAEAVKVLALFKDEGEPIEWTFGHLGGAAYDAEGHPYPPSTQQAARAADAILMGAVGGPKYDALPRELRPERGILGIRKDLGLFANLRPALAYEALSAASSFKPEVIAGLDILILRELTGDIYFGEPRGRRTTADGHAEGYDTMHYSAPEVERIAHVAFQAAQKRSKRLCSVDKENVLETSRLWREVVTRVGAQYPDVALEHMYVDNAAMQLVKRPKQFDVIVTGNIFGDILSDEASMLAGSIGMLPSASLDVNNKGLYEPIHGSAPDIAGQGKANPLATLLSVAMMFKYSFDRADLSDRIEAAVQQVLDQGLRTGDIAQPGEPVIGTVAMGDAVVAALRR
- the leuD gene encoding 3-isopropylmalate dehydratase small subunit, giving the protein MQAFTTLTAKVMPLDRPNVDTDAIIPKQYLKSISRTGFGPFLFDDWRYLDPGTLDIDPATRRPNPDFVLNDAAHAGSRILVARDNFGCGSSREHAVWALDDYGFRAVIAPSYADIFFSNCFKNGVLPVVLTPEQVQAVFVAVEADANAEITIDLPAQQVRLPDGSAFAFDINPHHKHNLVNGLDEIGLTLTQADDIRAYEARRRIEAPWLF
- a CDS encoding PaaI family thioesterase; its protein translation is MNTSLLLPPLRSIEALAPRIAELPYARFLGFSLTGDDSGLVGRMAYDDSRLGNVTIRALHGGTLGAMMELTATCELLLLPEILRVPKIINITVEYLRSAGPADVLARASITRHGRRLANVRVVAWQDDEARPVAAANTHFLLAV
- a CDS encoding PaaI family thioesterase, whose translation is MNPLRVVSPAQGQQYFIDWVPQSAALGFRFVETTPGRLVLDLPWREDLVGDPETGVLHGGVITTLVDAACGGAILTHLETLRRIATLDLRIDYLRPARPGATLRCTAECYRMTRQVAFARAVVHDGNPDDGLATAAGTFMVFHEEGQPQRRTAPKEAGDEH
- the leuC gene encoding 3-isopropylmalate dehydratase large subunit — its product is MTAKTLYEKIWDAHVVKDDGEGSALIYIDRHLVHEVTSPQAFEGLRLNGRTPWRIDANLAVPDHNVPTINRAGGIADPISRAQLAALDRNCAEFGITKFDLMDVRQGIVHVIGPEQGATLPGMTVVCGDSHTSTHGAFGALAFGIGTSEVEHALATQTLVLKKARTMQVRINGRVGPGITAKDITLAIIGRIGTAGGNGHVIEYAGEAIEDLSMEGRMTLCNMAIEGGARAGLVAVDDKTIAYVKGRPFAPSAAQWDAAVANWSQLKSDPGARFDTVIEIDAAEIEPQVTWGTSPEMVGPVSARVPDPAAVPDPVRRSGLEKALQYMGLTANTPIVDIRIDKVFIGSCTNSRIEDLRAAANVVKGLRKADSVKLAMVVPGSGLVKQQAEAEGLDRVFLDAGFEWREPGCSMCLAMNADRLEPGERCASTSNRNFEGRQGQGGRTHLVSPAMAAAAGIAGHFVDVRQVQGQS
- a CDS encoding LysR family transcriptional regulator; this encodes MDFQTLSAFLAVADAGSFSAAGERLFLSQPAISKRIATLEAGLDQPLFDRIGRRVTLTDAGRALLPYARRALDDLEDARRALTHLRGAASGRLTVGTSHHIGLHRLPAVLRQFTRRHPQVDLDLSFMDSEQACEAVAAGRLELGIVTLPLTPEPRLHTELIWPDPLAVVVGVDHPLAHAGSVVLQDLAAHPAVLPDHQTYTHRIVRKALASHGLTPHVRLATNYLETLKMLVGIGLGWSVLPASMLDASLRPLTLPGLQLSRTLGMVWHQRRTRSQAAEAMITLLRTQQPASASAVSLSPGM